In Thauera aromatica K172, one DNA window encodes the following:
- a CDS encoding CDP-6-deoxy-delta-3,4-glucoseen reductase gives MKHRISLQPGDHRFDADDGQTVLEAALAAGLRLPHSCRDGVCGACKGKVLAGEVDHGHPAGGALSAAERAAGLALFCCARPRSDLVIEARAIDRPGDIPVKRLPCRVHRLTRLADDVMRVDLKLPGSEIFEFRAGQYIDILLANGQRRSFSIANAPHEHGYLELHVRRIDGGRFTGHVFETMKEKDILRLEGPLGDFWLREDSARPIVLLAGGTGFAPIKSIVDHAIHLGMRRPISLYWGARTRAGLYLDALARSWQTALPGLRYVPVLSDAPAGDGWDGRRGLVHQAVLDDFAELGGHEVYACGAPAMIEAARTGFCTTRNLDEDAFFADAFTFAPQTN, from the coding sequence ATGAAACATCGGATTTCACTTCAGCCGGGGGACCATCGCTTCGATGCCGACGACGGCCAGACCGTGCTCGAAGCCGCGCTCGCCGCCGGACTGCGGCTGCCGCACAGTTGCCGCGACGGCGTCTGCGGCGCCTGCAAGGGCAAGGTGCTGGCGGGCGAAGTGGACCACGGCCACCCTGCCGGCGGCGCGCTCAGCGCCGCCGAGCGCGCCGCCGGTCTGGCGCTGTTCTGCTGTGCCCGGCCGCGCTCCGACCTCGTCATCGAAGCGCGTGCGATCGACCGCCCGGGCGACATTCCGGTCAAGCGCCTGCCCTGCCGCGTGCACCGCCTGACGCGCCTGGCCGACGACGTGATGCGGGTCGACCTCAAGCTGCCGGGCAGCGAAATCTTCGAATTCCGCGCCGGCCAGTACATCGACATCCTGCTCGCCAACGGCCAGCGGCGCAGCTTCTCGATCGCCAACGCGCCGCACGAGCACGGCTACCTCGAACTGCACGTGCGCCGCATCGACGGCGGCCGGTTCACCGGCCACGTCTTCGAGACGATGAAGGAAAAGGACATCCTGCGCCTCGAAGGCCCGCTCGGTGATTTCTGGCTGCGCGAGGATTCCGCGCGCCCGATCGTGCTGCTCGCCGGCGGCACCGGCTTCGCCCCGATCAAAAGCATCGTCGACCATGCCATCCACCTCGGCATGCGCCGCCCGATCAGCCTGTACTGGGGCGCCCGCACCCGCGCCGGCCTGTACCTGGACGCCCTCGCGCGCAGCTGGCAGACCGCTCTGCCCGGCCTGCGCTATGTCCCGGTGCTCTCCGACGCCCCCGCCGGCGACGGCTGGGACGGCCGCCGCGGCCTCGTGCACCAGGCCGTGCTCGACGATTTCGCCGAGCTCGGCGGCCACGAAGTCTATGCTTGCGGGGCGCCGGCGATGATCGAGGCGGCGCGCACCGGCTTTTGCACCACCCGCAACCTAGACGAAGACGCCTTCTTCGCCGATGCCTTCACTTTCGCCCCGCAGACAAACTGA
- a CDS encoding NAD-dependent epimerase/dehydratase family protein — protein sequence MKRILIVGSGDVALRALPWLVRRFRVFALVRRGESGAAVRAAGAVPLQADLDDRRSLGRLAGLAEAVLHFAPPPPGGEGDPRTKRLLAALAAGRSLPQGVVYISTTGVYGDCAGARVDETRPCRARTARARRRVDAESRLRAFGRRCRVRVAILRAPGIYAADRLPLERLRRGDPVLVAADDVDTNHIHADDLARIACLALFRAPPGRVYNASDDSGLKMGEYFDAVADACGLPHPPRLGRAAIAEHLSALALSFMGESRRLDNRRLKRELRLRLRYPTVAAGLAALPPAHPSEPDPLAEHDFPCRP from the coding sequence ATGAAAAGGATCCTGATCGTCGGCAGTGGTGACGTCGCGTTGCGCGCGCTGCCGTGGCTCGTGCGCCGTTTCCGCGTGTTCGCGCTCGTGCGTCGCGGTGAAAGCGGGGCGGCCGTGCGTGCCGCCGGCGCGGTGCCGCTGCAGGCCGATCTCGACGACCGTCGCAGCCTGGGGCGGCTGGCAGGGCTGGCCGAGGCCGTGCTGCACTTCGCTCCGCCGCCTCCGGGCGGGGAGGGCGATCCCCGCACGAAGCGCCTGCTGGCGGCGCTGGCGGCGGGGCGGAGTCTACCACAGGGGGTGGTATACATAAGCACGACAGGGGTTTACGGCGATTGCGCGGGCGCCCGGGTGGATGAAACCCGGCCTTGCCGGGCGCGCACCGCGCGTGCCCGGCGCCGGGTCGACGCCGAGTCCCGCCTGCGCGCCTTCGGCCGGCGCTGCCGGGTGCGGGTGGCGATCCTGCGCGCCCCCGGCATCTACGCCGCCGACCGCCTGCCGCTCGAGCGCCTGCGCCGCGGCGACCCGGTGCTCGTGGCCGCCGACGACGTCGATACCAATCACATCCATGCCGACGACCTCGCCCGCATCGCCTGTCTGGCGCTGTTCCGCGCCCCTCCCGGGCGGGTGTACAACGCCAGCGACGATTCCGGCCTGAAGATGGGCGAATATTTCGATGCCGTCGCCGATGCCTGCGGCCTGCCGCACCCGCCGCGGCTGGGGCGCGCGGCGATCGCCGAGCACCTGTCGGCGCTGGCGCTGTCATTCATGGGCGAGTCCCGCCGCCTCGACAACCGCCGCCTGAAGCGGGAACTACGCCTGCGTCTGCGCTACCCGACGGTCGCCGCCGGCCTTGCCGCGCTGCCTCCGGCGCATCCTTCCGAACCCGATCCCCTCGCGGAGCACGATTTCCCATGCCGACCCTGA
- a CDS encoding CopD family protein → MPTLKALHIIFVVSWFAGLFYLPRLFVNHAMVEDDATRARLALMEHKLYRFMTPLGILAVALGLWLWFGYGFSGGWLHLKTALVLGLVGYHLYCGRLLRDFAAGRNTKSHVWYRVFNEIPVLVLFVVVFLVVLKPF, encoded by the coding sequence ATGCCGACCCTGAAGGCGCTGCACATCATCTTCGTCGTGAGCTGGTTCGCCGGCCTGTTCTACCTGCCGCGACTGTTCGTCAACCATGCCATGGTCGAAGATGACGCCACCCGCGCGCGCCTGGCGCTGATGGAACACAAGCTGTACCGCTTCATGACTCCGCTCGGCATCCTCGCCGTCGCCCTCGGCCTGTGGCTGTGGTTCGGCTACGGCTTCAGCGGCGGCTGGCTGCACCTGAAGACGGCGCTGGTGCTCGGCCTGGTCGGCTACCACCTGTACTGCGGCCGGCTGCTGCGCGACTTCGCCGCCGGGCGCAACACGAAGAGCCACGTCTGGTACCGGGTATTCAACGAGATTCCGGTGCTGGTGCTGTTCGTGGTCGTGTTCCTGGTGGTGTTGAAGCCGTTCTAG
- a CDS encoding c-type cytochrome, translated as MKLFVAAAVAAGLLSAAPAFASAELAKAKNCLACHAVDKKLVGPSYKDVAAKYAGQADAAAKLATKVQKGGVGAWGQIPMPPNPQVNDADAKALVAWILSQK; from the coding sequence ATGAAGCTTTTCGTTGCTGCGGCCGTTGCCGCCGGTCTCCTGTCCGCCGCGCCGGCGTTCGCTTCGGCCGAGCTGGCCAAGGCCAAGAACTGTCTGGCCTGCCACGCGGTCGATAAGAAGCTGGTCGGCCCGTCCTACAAGGATGTCGCTGCCAAGTACGCCGGCCAGGCCGATGCCGCCGCCAAGCTCGCGACCAAGGTGCAGAAGGGCGGTGTCGGCGCCTGGGGCCAGATCCCGATGCCGCCCAACCCGCAGGTCAACGACGCCGATGCGAAGGCGCTCGTGGCCTGGATCCTGTCGCAGAAATAA
- a CDS encoding formate dehydrogenase accessory sulfurtransferase FdhD has protein sequence MNAHLPLRPVLSRASRPLTVEIPAVDEHGTTVPTPIAGEHPLTLYVDKREIVTLMTLGAAPEALAIGWLRNQRLVQSLDEIAAVQVDWEVDAVAVTTRGGLHEADEKLGSRTVTTGCGQGTVFGGLMDEIDQVRLPHGRLLKQSTLYALMEAVRHHESIYKQAGAVHGCALARATPDGCAILMFFEDVGRHNAVDAIAGQMWLDGVDGADKIFYTTGRLTSEMVIKTAQMGIPFLVSRSGLTHMGWQIAQKIGLTMIGRAQGRHYLLFTGVERFERD, from the coding sequence ATGAACGCCCACCTTCCCCTTCGCCCCGTGCTGAGCCGGGCCAGCCGCCCGCTCACCGTCGAGATTCCTGCCGTGGACGAGCACGGCACGACCGTGCCGACGCCGATCGCCGGCGAGCACCCGCTCACCCTTTATGTCGACAAGCGCGAGATCGTCACCCTGATGACGCTCGGCGCCGCCCCCGAAGCGCTCGCCATCGGCTGGCTGCGCAACCAGCGCCTGGTGCAGAGCCTGGACGAGATCGCCGCGGTGCAGGTCGATTGGGAGGTGGACGCGGTCGCGGTCACCACCCGCGGCGGCCTCCACGAGGCCGATGAAAAGCTCGGCAGCCGCACCGTGACCACCGGTTGCGGCCAGGGCACGGTGTTCGGCGGGCTGATGGACGAGATCGATCAGGTCCGCCTGCCCCACGGCCGCCTCCTGAAGCAATCGACGCTCTACGCGCTGATGGAAGCGGTGCGCCACCACGAATCGATCTACAAGCAGGCCGGCGCGGTCCACGGCTGCGCGCTGGCCCGCGCCACGCCCGACGGCTGCGCAATCCTGATGTTCTTCGAGGACGTCGGCCGCCACAACGCGGTCGACGCGATCGCCGGCCAGATGTGGCTCGACGGGGTGGACGGAGCCGACAAGATCTTCTACACCACCGGCCGGCTGACTTCGGAAATGGTGATCAAGACCGCGCAGATGGGCATTCCCTTCCTGGTGTCGCGCTCCGGCCTGACTCACATGGGCTGGCAGATCGCACAGAAGATCGGCCTCACCATGATCGGCCGCGCGCAGGGCAGGCACTACCTGTTGTTTACCGGTGTCGAGCGCTTCGAGCGCGACTAG
- a CDS encoding DUF3306 domain-containing protein produces the protein MSADGFLSRWSRRKLATVAAAAPSETPPRAAPGAPADLALAQPAEAGAGAGAADPAREASAGNRADSALPPLEELSLASDFSVFLKAEVGEALRRQALHTLFSDPHFNRMDGLDIYIDDYSQPDPIAPEAMARLRHAREWLRAAEPRELPAAQPDDEAQAAAAPEPAASGVADASASGAGDDVPQASG, from the coding sequence GTGAGCGCGGACGGTTTCCTGTCGCGCTGGTCGCGGCGCAAGCTCGCCACGGTCGCGGCCGCGGCGCCCTCCGAGACCCCGCCGCGGGCCGCCCCGGGAGCGCCTGCGGACCTTGCCCTCGCGCAACCTGCCGAGGCCGGTGCCGGAGCGGGCGCTGCCGATCCCGCCCGCGAAGCGTCGGCCGGCAACCGTGCCGACAGTGCCTTGCCGCCGCTCGAGGAGCTGTCGCTGGCCTCCGATTTCAGCGTCTTCCTGAAGGCGGAAGTCGGTGAGGCGCTGCGCCGTCAGGCCCTGCACACGCTTTTTTCCGACCCTCATTTCAACCGCATGGACGGGCTGGACATCTATATCGACGACTATTCGCAGCCCGATCCGATCGCTCCGGAAGCGATGGCCAGGCTCAGGCATGCGCGCGAGTGGCTGCGCGCCGCCGAGCCGCGAGAACTTCCCGCCGCGCAGCCGGACGACGAGGCGCAGGCAGCCGCCGCGCCAGAACCTGCCGCGTCCGGTGTCGCGGACGCATCCGCATCCGGCGCCGGCGACGACGTGCCGCAGGCGAGCGGATGA
- the mobA gene encoding molybdenum cofactor guanylyltransferase MobA: protein MQTQDHASPQHPSPHPAEHRITGVLLAGGQGSRMGGVDKGLVELAGRPMAAHALERLAPQVDELLINANQNLDTWAAFGYPVFGDDVGGFAGPLAGLHAALVRARHPLVATAPCDSPFLPADLVARLAAALHAAGANLAVAKTFDQAHPVFCLCRRELAGHLGDFLAAGGRKIDRWYGSLKVVEVAFDDQEAAFRNINTRAELADAAKALPAQRPE from the coding sequence ATGCAGACCCAGGACCACGCTTCGCCGCAACACCCGAGCCCCCACCCCGCCGAGCACAGGATCACCGGCGTCCTCCTCGCCGGCGGCCAAGGCAGTCGTATGGGCGGCGTCGACAAGGGCCTGGTCGAGCTCGCCGGCCGGCCGATGGCCGCCCACGCGCTCGAGCGCCTCGCCCCCCAGGTCGACGAGCTGCTGATCAACGCCAACCAGAACCTCGACACCTGGGCAGCCTTCGGCTACCCGGTGTTCGGCGACGACGTCGGCGGCTTCGCCGGCCCCCTCGCCGGCCTCCACGCGGCGCTGGTCCGCGCCCGCCACCCGCTGGTCGCGACCGCCCCCTGCGATTCGCCGTTCCTGCCCGCCGACCTCGTCGCCCGGCTCGCCGCCGCACTCCACGCCGCCGGCGCCAACCTCGCGGTGGCGAAGACCTTCGACCAAGCCCATCCGGTGTTCTGCCTGTGCCGGCGCGAGCTGGCCGGGCATCTGGGCGACTTCCTCGCCGCCGGCGGACGCAAGATCGACCGCTGGTACGGCAGCCTGAAGGTGGTCGAAGTCGCCTTCGACGACCAGGAAGCGGCGTTCCGCAACATCAATACCCGCGCCGAACTGGCCGACGCGGCAAAGGCGCTGCCGGCTCAGCGCCCGGAGTAG
- the mobB gene encoding molybdopterin-guanine dinucleotide biosynthesis protein B: MKVIGFAGWSGSGKTTLVEQVVGVLSARGLAVSLVKHAHHRFDIDHEGKDSWRHRQAGCREVLVSSDQRWSLTRELRGAPEATLDELLGKLGDCDLVLVEGFKRAPIPKIEVRRTVVGEPLLFPDDPHIVAIATDAPLDTVLPQLDINDPAQVADFIVAYSGR, from the coding sequence ATGAAAGTGATTGGATTCGCCGGCTGGTCCGGCAGCGGCAAGACCACGCTGGTGGAGCAGGTGGTCGGCGTGCTGAGCGCGCGCGGGCTGGCGGTGTCGCTGGTCAAGCATGCCCATCACCGCTTCGACATCGACCACGAAGGCAAGGACTCCTGGCGCCACCGCCAGGCCGGCTGTCGCGAAGTGCTGGTCAGTTCGGATCAGCGCTGGTCGCTGACGCGTGAGCTGCGCGGCGCGCCCGAGGCCACGCTGGACGAGCTGCTCGGCAAGCTCGGCGACTGCGACCTGGTGCTGGTCGAAGGCTTCAAGCGTGCGCCGATTCCGAAGATCGAAGTGCGCCGCACCGTGGTCGGCGAGCCGCTGCTGTTCCCCGATGACCCGCACATCGTCGCCATCGCCACCGATGCGCCGCTCGACACCGTGCTGCCCCAGCTCGACATCAACGATCCGGCGCAGGTCGCCGATTTCATCGTCGCCTACTCCGGGCGCTGA
- a CDS encoding DUF3305 domain-containing protein, with translation MREFPIAVVMERRRLDNLWVDEAWEAVGVVPAFAEVDPAPRQIVAETGRAQWRVGGFALELFRDEAENYFSNLSAPVPKVFVMWRREGELALPAAVSVSYGEAARWLDAGEQVDGVPMSREVADWVGEFVNAHYRPEPRRKVRRNDPLAEDRVASGGQA, from the coding sequence ATGAGGGAGTTTCCGATTGCGGTGGTCATGGAGCGTCGCCGCCTCGACAACCTCTGGGTCGATGAGGCCTGGGAGGCGGTGGGCGTGGTGCCGGCGTTCGCGGAGGTCGATCCCGCACCGCGCCAGATCGTCGCCGAGACCGGGCGCGCACAGTGGCGGGTGGGCGGTTTCGCCCTTGAGCTGTTCCGCGACGAGGCGGAAAACTATTTCAGCAATCTCAGCGCACCGGTGCCCAAAGTGTTCGTGATGTGGCGCCGGGAGGGCGAACTGGCGCTGCCGGCGGCGGTGTCGGTGAGCTATGGCGAGGCGGCGCGCTGGCTGGATGCGGGCGAGCAGGTCGATGGCGTGCCGATGTCGCGCGAAGTCGCCGACTGGGTGGGTGAATTCGTCAATGCCCATTACCGCCCGGAACCGCGCCGGAAAGTCAGGCGCAACGACCCCTTGGCCGAGGACCGGGTGGCCTCTGGAGGGCAGGCGTGA
- a CDS encoding EAL and HDOD domain-containing protein — MPQTTLLTREPVVNKNRAITANRLIAHGPNIASVVDALAAQAEVWPGYHPVFLSLGDLVPSPELMAWQMPENVTIEIPAQTLSNPHTRALMGRLRDDGIAMCLSWFTPDTPLPAHFDWRFVLMDARDGQAPAHSPGLTLAWGLADVDAFRQAVDAGFDGASGWFFQHGNPPARTLKPGHAQIVHLLNLVRRNGDIRDIETVLKQDLALSYKLLRYINSAGFGLMYEIQSFRHAVNILGYDALNKWLSLLLVTDSRDPGAPALMQTAITRGRFMEEAGAGHVDADERDNLFITGAFSLLHVLLGTSMQALLDKLHLPASVSDALLHDRGEFAPFLRLAKACESLDGSALGALADEFGFTPEHLNRAQLIGLGFADSLQA, encoded by the coding sequence ATGCCCCAGACCACCCTGCTGACCCGCGAACCGGTCGTCAACAAGAACCGCGCGATCACCGCCAACCGCCTCATCGCCCATGGCCCGAACATCGCGTCGGTAGTCGACGCGCTCGCCGCGCAGGCCGAAGTCTGGCCCGGCTACCACCCCGTTTTCCTCAGCCTCGGCGACCTCGTCCCCAGCCCCGAGCTGATGGCCTGGCAAATGCCTGAAAACGTCACCATCGAAATTCCCGCGCAAACCCTGTCCAATCCGCACACCCGGGCACTGATGGGCCGGCTGCGCGACGACGGCATCGCGATGTGCCTGAGCTGGTTCACCCCGGACACGCCCCTGCCCGCCCATTTCGACTGGCGTTTCGTGCTGATGGACGCGCGCGACGGGCAGGCCCCCGCCCACTCGCCGGGGTTGACGCTGGCCTGGGGGCTGGCCGACGTCGATGCCTTCCGCCAGGCCGTCGATGCCGGCTTCGATGGCGCCTCGGGCTGGTTCTTCCAGCACGGCAACCCGCCGGCCCGGACCCTCAAGCCGGGACACGCACAGATCGTCCATCTGCTCAACCTGGTGCGCAGGAACGGCGACATCCGCGACATCGAAACCGTGCTCAAGCAGGACCTGGCCCTGTCCTACAAGCTGCTGCGCTACATCAACTCCGCAGGCTTCGGCCTGATGTACGAAATCCAGTCGTTCCGCCACGCGGTCAACATCCTCGGCTACGACGCCCTCAACAAATGGCTGTCCCTGCTGCTGGTCACCGACAGCCGCGATCCGGGCGCCCCGGCGCTGATGCAGACAGCGATCACGCGCGGACGGTTCATGGAAGAGGCCGGCGCCGGCCATGTCGATGCAGACGAGCGCGACAACCTGTTCATCACCGGCGCATTCTCGCTCCTGCACGTTCTCCTCGGCACCTCCATGCAGGCCCTGCTCGACAAACTCCACCTGCCCGCCAGCGTCAGCGATGCGCTGCTCCACGACCGCGGTGAATTTGCCCCCTTCCTGCGTCTGGCCAAAGCCTGCGAAAGCCTCGACGGCAGCGCGCTCGGCGCCCTCGCCGACGAATTCGGCTTCACTCCCGAACACCTCAACCGCGCCCAGCTCATCGGCCTGGGCTTCGCCGACAGCCTGCAGGCATGA